A genomic stretch from Kribbella jejuensis includes:
- a CDS encoding GNAT family N-acetyltransferase, giving the protein MQRVVALGGRAPVARFQAEFGQRGFGWWAVEVRATGEFVGFAGLDPVDEEMPFTGVEIGWRHGPTAPEGPHRP; this is encoded by the coding sequence TTGCAGCGGGTCGTCGCGTTGGGTGGGCGGGCCCCGGTGGCGCGGTTCCAGGCCGAGTTCGGACAGCGAGGCTTCGGCTGGTGGGCGGTCGAGGTACGCGCAACCGGTGAGTTCGTCGGCTTCGCCGGCCTGGATCCGGTAGACGAGGAGATGCCGTTCACCGGGGTGGAGATCGGCTGGCGGCACGGCCCCACCGCGCCCGAAGGCCCGCATCGCCCGTAG
- a CDS encoding Uma2 family endonuclease, with protein MTAIPPPPAHLLTVREYATLGEDETGRSELMEGNLVMSPSLSPDHNTARLRIALQLMPQLPQDLEVITDVDIDLELAPPDQPGFSRRPDVIVVRRTARPRVRSEGGLIRASEVALVVEIVSPGSRRTDNVVKRAEYADAGIPHYWIVDIDEPVSLLACHLTDKFGYLDAEVVGGTFTGTDPFPISLDLEDLR; from the coding sequence ATGACAGCGATCCCACCGCCGCCCGCCCATCTGCTGACCGTGCGCGAGTACGCAACACTCGGCGAGGACGAGACCGGCAGGTCGGAGCTCATGGAGGGCAACCTTGTGATGTCCCCGAGTCTCAGCCCGGATCACAACACGGCTCGGCTGCGGATCGCCCTGCAGTTGATGCCGCAACTGCCGCAGGATCTCGAGGTCATCACCGATGTGGACATCGACCTGGAGCTCGCGCCGCCCGACCAGCCCGGGTTCTCCCGGCGACCCGACGTCATCGTGGTGCGTCGCACCGCCAGGCCGCGAGTCCGGAGCGAAGGCGGGCTGATTCGCGCATCGGAGGTCGCCCTCGTCGTCGAGATCGTTTCTCCGGGTTCACGTCGTACGGACAACGTGGTGAAACGGGCCGAGTACGCCGACGCAGGCATCCCGCACTACTGGATCGTCGACATCGACGAGCCGGTCTCCCTGCTGGCATGTCACCTCACCGACAAGTTCGGCTACCTCGACGCCGAAGTCGTCGGCGGCACCTTCACCGGCACCGACCCGTTCCCGATCAGCCTCGACCTGGAGGATCTCCGCTAG
- a CDS encoding MBL fold metallo-hydrolase gives MGEGTVTGLGHAGLRVDAGGVRILADPWLSAGGAFLGAWFPFPDNSHLVTPELLDVDLVVVSHEHLDHLDLDLLAGLPESVPVVIPRYPSTIMQRRLRAIGRTRVVVLDAWQRYPLNGDDWLTVIPEQCPMSHDAAVLFKLGERSVLHTNDARISLSQARRAMAEVGGPLDVMGVQMSGASWHPVRYEYDEVERERIATIKRVGKFKAVTRLVRQVRPRLVMPYAGPPCFLDDDLFELNSGLRPGGIFPDQGEALAWLADRIPDQPGVCLLPGDQIRLDDLSTTRDPHWKDFRLDAGPEERRRYLTEYAARRRPAIDAAWAANPVSRPGLAQRFKTHLESLGTLSEYFLARIGMTLRFDVSGPHGGVWDAHIGPDRVVVDLDGGAGHADYRLTMDGRWLDGVVSGRTRWEELLLSMRFTARRQPDRYNDYLVGLLKHADRAALRAVERFEAARDPEETTTIVVGGKQLRVSRYCPHAGEDLAETGVVVNGVLRCLGHNFEFDLTDGTCLNARCDPVLVKPADYAEEAV, from the coding sequence ATGGGTGAGGGGACCGTCACGGGGCTGGGGCATGCCGGGTTGCGGGTGGATGCGGGTGGGGTGCGGATTCTGGCGGATCCGTGGTTGTCCGCCGGTGGCGCGTTCCTGGGGGCGTGGTTTCCGTTTCCGGACAACTCGCATCTGGTGACGCCGGAGTTGCTCGACGTGGATCTGGTGGTGGTGTCGCACGAGCATCTCGATCACCTGGACCTGGACCTGCTCGCCGGGCTGCCGGAGAGCGTGCCGGTGGTGATCCCGCGGTATCCGTCGACGATCATGCAGCGCCGGTTGCGCGCGATCGGGCGGACCCGGGTCGTCGTACTCGACGCATGGCAGCGGTATCCGCTGAACGGCGACGACTGGCTGACGGTGATCCCCGAGCAGTGCCCGATGAGCCACGACGCCGCCGTCCTGTTCAAGCTCGGCGAGCGGAGCGTGCTGCACACCAACGACGCCCGGATCTCGCTGTCCCAGGCACGCCGGGCGATGGCCGAGGTCGGCGGGCCGCTGGACGTGATGGGCGTGCAGATGTCCGGTGCCAGTTGGCACCCGGTCCGGTACGAGTACGACGAGGTCGAGCGCGAGCGGATCGCGACGATCAAGCGGGTCGGCAAGTTCAAGGCCGTCACCCGGCTGGTCCGCCAGGTCCGGCCGCGGCTGGTGATGCCGTACGCCGGTCCGCCGTGCTTCCTCGACGACGACCTGTTCGAGCTGAACAGCGGCCTGCGCCCGGGCGGCATCTTCCCCGACCAGGGCGAGGCGCTGGCGTGGCTCGCGGACCGGATCCCCGACCAGCCGGGCGTCTGCCTGCTGCCGGGCGACCAGATCCGGTTGGACGACCTCAGCACCACCAGGGATCCGCACTGGAAGGACTTCCGGCTCGACGCCGGACCGGAGGAGCGGAGGCGGTACCTGACCGAGTACGCCGCCCGCCGGCGGCCGGCCATCGACGCCGCCTGGGCCGCGAACCCCGTGTCGCGGCCCGGGTTGGCCCAACGCTTCAAGACCCACCTGGAATCGCTCGGCACGCTCTCGGAGTACTTCCTCGCCAGGATCGGGATGACGCTGCGCTTCGACGTCTCCGGACCGCACGGCGGCGTCTGGGACGCGCACATCGGACCGGACCGGGTGGTCGTCGATCTCGACGGCGGCGCGGGTCATGCCGACTACCGGCTGACCATGGACGGCCGCTGGCTCGACGGTGTCGTGTCCGGCCGGACCCGCTGGGAGGAACTCCTGCTGTCGATGCGGTTCACCGCGCGCCGGCAACCGGACCGGTACAACGACTACCTGGTCGGCCTGCTCAAGCACGCCGACCGGGCGGCGCTCCGGGCGGTCGAGCGCTTCGAGGCCGCCCGCGACCCGGAGGAAACCACCACGATCGTTGTCGGCGGCAAGCAGTTGCGGGTGAGCCGGTACTGCCCGCACGCCGGTGAGGACCTGGCCGAGACAGGCGTGGTGGTGAACGGCGTACTGCGCTGTCTCGGCCACAACTTCGAGTTCGACCTGACCGACGGGACCTGCCTCAACGCCCGCTGTGACCCGGTGCTGGTGAAGCCGGCGGACTACGCGGAAGAGGCGGTCTGA
- a CDS encoding sugar transferase — protein sequence MAMRVGPGRRLLDLEIGGLLLIVALPLLLVVAVLVLVTSGRPVFFRQVRVGENGRLFNLYKFRTMRTVASGPEVTAATDARITPIGAILRRTAIDELPQLWHVVRGQMTLVGPRPESAALAARYPDECRPVLLARPGLTGPAQLRYRERSAVPLEGWTDVERWYLEVLVPLRVAADREYLDRPTIRRTLYYVLVTGLFVAGLADLQQPVPGQTASSA from the coding sequence ATGGCTATGCGGGTCGGACCTGGCAGGCGGCTGCTGGACCTGGAGATCGGCGGGCTGTTGCTGATCGTCGCGTTGCCGCTGCTGCTGGTCGTCGCCGTGCTCGTGCTCGTCACCAGCGGCCGGCCGGTGTTCTTCCGGCAGGTCAGGGTGGGAGAGAACGGCCGGCTCTTCAACCTGTACAAGTTCCGCACGATGCGGACCGTTGCCTCCGGCCCCGAGGTGACCGCGGCAACGGATGCCCGGATCACCCCGATCGGCGCGATCCTGCGCCGGACCGCGATCGACGAACTACCGCAGCTGTGGCATGTGGTGCGCGGGCAGATGACGCTGGTCGGTCCGCGTCCGGAGAGCGCGGCGCTGGCTGCGCGCTACCCGGACGAGTGCCGGCCGGTCCTGCTGGCGCGGCCCGGGTTGACCGGTCCGGCGCAGCTGCGGTACCGCGAGCGTTCCGCCGTACCGCTGGAGGGGTGGACGGACGTGGAGCGCTGGTACCTCGAGGTACTCGTGCCGCTGCGGGTGGCGGCCGACCGGGAGTACCTGGACCGGCCGACGATCCGCCGGACGTTGTACTACGTACTGGTGACCGGGCTGTTCGTCGCCGGGCTGGCGGACCTGCAGCAACCGGTACCGGGTCAGACCGCCTCTTCCGCGTAG
- a CDS encoding lipopolysaccharide biosynthesis protein, producing the protein MIRSVLSNTSARLLAILGLTLATVLVARTGGPSAVGEYALLRMLPGLVGVLCVLGLPGALAYFLAVPRRDLPRLWPTLMAIGAAGAIAGTALWVAASPLLAKVFFPHEPPWMIAAAGATVASQLLLTIGKTALQGLEDRRGGDVVIAAEELAFLPCFVLPLFVGIHGIGAIIIGLGLADLAVAVDAWRRVGRRLGWRRLGLSSWWGRPDKDLARQVASYGLRGQVGGLITLLNLRLDVAILGALAGPAILGGYAVASKYAELLRLPGTALTWVFYPRLAKLDQQRAAGLARRLIRPTLLGVAVAAIPVAVLAGPVMRLLYGASFGSAVTPARVLVAGMVLAGASGVASAYLYGRGTPGLNSIAFGAGLVVTVVLDVTLIPRHGAMGAAIASTAAYLTTDALLIGLLLRLSAPAARHRATVAAVGEGTP; encoded by the coding sequence ATGATCCGCTCCGTCCTGTCCAACACCTCCGCGCGGCTGCTCGCCATCCTCGGACTGACCCTCGCCACCGTGCTCGTCGCCCGGACCGGCGGACCCTCGGCGGTCGGCGAATACGCACTGCTCCGGATGCTGCCCGGCCTGGTCGGCGTGCTGTGCGTCCTCGGGCTGCCCGGGGCGCTCGCGTACTTCCTCGCTGTACCGCGCCGCGACCTGCCCCGGCTCTGGCCGACGCTGATGGCGATCGGTGCCGCCGGAGCGATCGCCGGTACGGCGCTGTGGGTCGCCGCGTCGCCGCTGCTCGCCAAGGTTTTCTTCCCGCACGAGCCGCCCTGGATGATCGCGGCCGCGGGTGCGACCGTCGCGAGCCAGCTGCTGCTGACGATCGGCAAGACCGCGCTGCAAGGACTCGAGGACCGGCGCGGCGGTGACGTGGTGATCGCGGCCGAGGAACTCGCGTTCCTGCCCTGCTTCGTGCTGCCGCTGTTCGTCGGCATCCACGGCATCGGGGCGATCATCATCGGGCTCGGACTCGCCGACCTGGCCGTCGCGGTCGACGCCTGGCGGCGGGTCGGCCGGCGGCTCGGGTGGCGCCGGCTCGGTCTGTCGAGCTGGTGGGGACGCCCGGACAAGGACCTCGCGCGCCAGGTGGCGTCGTACGGTCTGCGCGGTCAGGTGGGTGGCCTGATCACGTTGCTGAACCTGCGCCTCGACGTCGCGATCCTCGGCGCGCTCGCCGGTCCGGCGATCCTGGGTGGCTACGCGGTCGCGTCGAAGTACGCCGAACTGCTCCGGCTGCCCGGTACCGCGCTGACCTGGGTCTTCTACCCCCGGCTGGCGAAACTCGACCAGCAGCGTGCGGCTGGGCTCGCCCGCCGGCTGATCCGGCCGACGCTCTTGGGCGTCGCGGTCGCCGCGATTCCGGTCGCGGTCCTGGCAGGTCCGGTGATGCGGCTGCTGTACGGCGCGTCGTTCGGGTCCGCCGTCACGCCGGCGCGAGTGCTGGTCGCGGGCATGGTGCTGGCCGGCGCATCCGGCGTCGCGAGTGCGTATCTGTACGGACGCGGTACGCCGGGGCTCAACTCGATCGCGTTCGGCGCCGGACTGGTCGTCACGGTCGTGCTCGACGTCACGCTGATTCCGCGGCACGGAGCGATGGGCGCGGCGATCGCGTCCACCGCGGCGTACCTGACGACCGATGCCTTGCTGATCGGCCTGTTGTTGCGGCTCAGCGCACCGGCAGCGCGGCACCGGGCGACCGTTGCTGCTGTTGGGGAGGGAACACCGTGA
- a CDS encoding O-antigen ligase family protein — translation MTTTTPIERQPGLHGLQGMPRGDALVAVMGLTTCLLPFLTPAGPGNTAPADAGMLLCIVLGLLWAGREHLPIRLPYSAGVAGLMLGGAFAAYLAVAPVGTGLVLIQDLLLLMWAAALALGRHNPAIVRAVTVSWCRTATIYSGVMAAAYLVGFNALTGVSAKDGVRAPYTFGDPNLAGNYLVVSLFVIAACKHPRSPGVRRIAYLLVLLAIGFTGSNGAMLTLMVGLLLAVAVTTYRRRGAVAGVAVLATAALAGGLIAGFVMPRIDLTQLREAAAGSIPLLRDSFGRSANSSGERATIVREGANLFLEGDAAGYGPARTKATLEATQAPYVKEAHNDYLATLLERGVIGGIGLLVFGVALFARCVRLVFGNLPKGYAELVPRPWLLAVIGPVMATAAGFYEVLHFRHLWTWLGLVAALVLAMQDHRHEETS, via the coding sequence ATGACGACCACTACGCCCATCGAGCGGCAACCCGGCCTGCACGGGCTGCAAGGCATGCCACGCGGTGACGCGCTGGTGGCGGTAATGGGCCTGACGACCTGTTTGCTCCCGTTCCTGACCCCGGCCGGCCCGGGCAACACCGCACCGGCGGATGCGGGCATGCTGCTGTGCATCGTCCTGGGCCTGCTGTGGGCGGGCCGTGAACACCTGCCGATCAGACTCCCGTACTCCGCGGGCGTGGCCGGGCTCATGCTCGGCGGCGCCTTCGCCGCGTACCTCGCCGTCGCACCGGTCGGTACCGGGCTGGTGCTGATCCAGGACCTGCTGCTGCTGATGTGGGCTGCGGCGCTCGCCCTCGGCCGGCACAACCCGGCGATCGTCCGCGCCGTCACCGTGTCCTGGTGCCGTACGGCCACGATCTACTCCGGCGTCATGGCGGCCGCGTACCTGGTCGGCTTCAACGCGCTGACCGGAGTGTCGGCCAAGGACGGTGTGCGCGCGCCGTACACGTTCGGCGATCCCAATCTGGCCGGCAACTACCTGGTCGTCTCGCTGTTCGTCATTGCCGCGTGCAAACACCCGCGCTCCCCCGGCGTCCGCCGGATCGCTTATCTGCTGGTGCTGCTCGCGATCGGGTTCACCGGCTCCAACGGCGCGATGCTCACACTGATGGTCGGCCTACTGCTGGCCGTCGCGGTGACCACGTACCGTCGCCGGGGCGCCGTCGCCGGTGTGGCCGTGCTCGCGACCGCCGCGCTGGCGGGCGGCCTGATCGCAGGTTTCGTCATGCCGCGCATCGACCTGACCCAGCTCCGTGAAGCGGCGGCCGGCAGCATCCCGCTGCTGCGCGACTCGTTCGGCCGCAGCGCGAACTCCAGCGGCGAGCGGGCCACGATCGTCCGCGAGGGCGCGAACCTGTTCCTCGAGGGGGACGCCGCCGGCTACGGACCGGCCCGGACCAAGGCGACCCTGGAGGCCACGCAGGCGCCGTACGTCAAGGAAGCCCACAACGACTACCTCGCGACGCTGCTGGAGCGCGGCGTGATCGGCGGGATCGGGTTGCTGGTGTTCGGCGTCGCCCTGTTCGCGCGCTGCGTGCGGCTGGTCTTCGGGAACCTGCCGAAGGGATACGCCGAACTCGTACCCCGACCGTGGCTGCTGGCAGTCATCGGACCGGTGATGGCGACCGCCGCCGGGTTCTACGAGGTTCTGCACTTCCGGCATCTGTGGACCTGGCTCGGCCTGGTCGCGGCGCTCGTCCTGGCGATGCAGGACCACCGGCACGAGGAGACGTCATGA
- a CDS encoding aminoglycoside phosphotransferase family protein: protein MTEAPKAFQPRPRSVHDLLFAPGSRGVLIATSKDPDAKRTFVVTPPAGTYVDGPAGPVAIKIPVTVAAAAAITRETRMLIAIGKLDLGEFGRTVPRYLETLDSDGLPAVVTTVLRGVPMSVAYHRWLHTSRPRAVAEDFALAGGWLRHLQLATAGARTRITWAHEVAGDVRTRWSGHPKFEAAQVRLAAADRQLRGYRAAATVVHGDYWFGNLLVDDGRISGVVDWESGTRSGWPLRDLVRFALSYCLYLDRHTRPGREVRGHRGLRRIGFGAGIRYGLLEAGWLPDLVRLYLRTGLETLGLPTILWYGAALAGLGEIAATANDDDFAAQHLELLAGLPYWPLTDGTKPR from the coding sequence ATGACCGAAGCTCCCAAGGCCTTCCAGCCGCGCCCGCGGTCGGTACACGACCTGTTGTTCGCGCCGGGCAGCCGCGGCGTACTGATCGCGACCTCGAAGGACCCCGACGCCAAGCGGACGTTCGTCGTCACGCCGCCGGCCGGCACCTACGTCGACGGCCCGGCCGGGCCGGTCGCGATCAAGATCCCGGTCACCGTCGCCGCCGCGGCTGCGATCACGCGCGAGACCCGGATGCTGATCGCGATCGGCAAGCTCGACCTCGGCGAGTTCGGCCGGACCGTGCCGCGCTACCTGGAGACGCTCGACAGCGACGGCCTGCCGGCGGTGGTCACGACCGTCCTGCGTGGCGTGCCGATGAGCGTCGCGTACCACCGCTGGCTGCACACCTCGCGGCCGCGGGCCGTGGCCGAGGACTTCGCCCTGGCCGGCGGATGGCTCCGGCACCTGCAGCTCGCGACCGCCGGTGCGCGGACCAGAATCACCTGGGCGCACGAGGTCGCCGGCGACGTACGGACGCGCTGGTCGGGGCACCCGAAGTTCGAGGCGGCACAGGTCCGGCTCGCCGCCGCGGACCGGCAGCTGCGCGGTTACCGCGCCGCTGCCACCGTCGTGCACGGCGACTACTGGTTCGGGAACCTGCTGGTCGACGACGGCCGGATCTCCGGCGTCGTCGACTGGGAGAGCGGTACCCGCTCCGGCTGGCCGCTGCGGGACCTGGTCCGGTTCGCGCTCAGCTACTGCCTCTACCTCGACCGCCACACCCGGCCCGGCCGGGAGGTCCGTGGACACCGCGGCCTGCGGCGCATCGGGTTCGGCGCGGGGATCAGGTACGGCCTGCTCGAGGCGGGTTGGCTGCCGGATCTCGTCCGGCTGTACCTGCGTACCGGGCTCGAAACGCTCGGGCTACCGACGATCCTCTGGTACGGCGCCGCGCTCGCCGGGCTGGGAGAGATCGCGGCGACCGCCAATGACGACGATTTCGCCGCCCAGCACCTCGAACTGCTGGCCGGTCTCCCGTACTGGCCGCTCACCGACGGGACCAAACCGCGATGA